Proteins from a genomic interval of Micromonospora sp. NBC_00389:
- a CDS encoding Acg family FMN-binding oxidoreductase has translation MSHETPATDHPLTTALAEAAGLAGHAPSVHNTQPWRWTVLPDALELRVVHDRQLSATDPEGRLQAISCGAALHHARVALAAKGWTPVVERLPDPAQSDLLARLTSFHHTGADPDATRLVQAIEVRHTDRRPVSDEQIPPATLGEIERAATREGANLQVLDDTQKLALASAAQQAAAVEAASPGLREELAYWTSRAGAGTGLPPEVLPEQAPQTTVPVRDFGRAGTLPVGSGHDQAAVYGILWGSEDEPDSWLRAGEGLSAAWLTATRLGVSLVPLSGVVEVEGTRQTLRRMLSGLGFPYLAMRLGVADPTHADLPHAPRLETAQTVDTSAVAGQLP, from the coding sequence ATGAGCCACGAGACGCCGGCTACCGATCACCCGCTGACCACCGCGCTCGCGGAGGCCGCCGGATTGGCCGGCCACGCACCCTCGGTGCACAACACCCAGCCGTGGCGCTGGACGGTCCTCCCCGACGCGCTGGAGCTGCGGGTGGTCCACGACCGTCAGCTCAGCGCGACGGACCCTGAGGGCCGGCTGCAGGCGATCAGCTGCGGCGCCGCGCTGCACCACGCCCGGGTGGCGCTGGCCGCCAAGGGCTGGACACCGGTGGTGGAGCGGCTGCCCGACCCCGCCCAGTCCGACCTGCTGGCCCGGCTCACCAGCTTCCACCACACCGGCGCCGACCCGGACGCCACGCGTCTGGTCCAGGCCATTGAGGTGCGGCACACCGACCGCCGCCCGGTCAGTGACGAGCAGATTCCCCCGGCGACGCTCGGTGAGATCGAACGGGCGGCCACCCGCGAGGGCGCGAACCTCCAGGTCCTCGACGACACCCAGAAGCTCGCGCTGGCCAGCGCTGCCCAGCAGGCCGCCGCTGTCGAGGCGGCCAGCCCTGGGCTGCGCGAGGAACTGGCGTACTGGACCAGCCGCGCCGGCGCCGGCACCGGGCTGCCGCCGGAGGTGCTGCCCGAGCAGGCGCCACAGACCACCGTCCCGGTGCGCGACTTCGGCCGCGCGGGCACCCTGCCGGTCGGCTCCGGCCACGACCAGGCCGCCGTCTACGGGATCCTCTGGGGCAGCGAGGACGAACCGGACAGCTGGCTGCGCGCCGGTGAAGGGCTCTCCGCCGCCTGGCTCACGGCCACCCGGCTCGGGGTGTCCCTGGTGCCGCTCTCCGGCGTGGTGGAGGTCGAGGGCACCCGCCAGACGCTGCGGCGAATGCTGTCCGGCCTGGGCTTCCCGTACCTCGCCATGCGGCTCGGCGTGGCCGACCCGACGCACGCGGACCTGCCGCACGCCCCGCGGCTGGAGACCGCGCAGACCGTCGACACCTCGGCGGTGGCCGGCCAGCTGCCATAG